Genomic segment of Populus nigra chromosome 14, ddPopNigr1.1, whole genome shotgun sequence:
CTAGAATTTCTATGTCCATCAAATTATTTACTGCCATAAATCTAGATTATTATGTTCAGTATAGAACACGGATGATAGAGAGTGCTTCATGCATGCAGCTGCAAATTTGTCCCTATTGTTTGCTGTTTGAACCTATCAATCTTGTGAACTGTTTTCTATGGATACTAGATTCACTGTTCAAATTATGTCTCAGTCTTTGGGCAGTCCTTTAATTTGAGAAGAAGTTTGAATTGTTCAGTAAGCGATGATAAGCATTGTTTGTTCTGTGTAAATAAAATGATTGCAGAAGATCTTTTGTCATCTatgataattcaatttttttttttaagtttgaaactTTTCCTGTTTTGAGATATTTGACAAACTtccttgttttgatttaattttgttttgagatttttttgatgCATGATTTGGATTATACATCAAATGATATTATGGAAGTTCATCTTTTGTTAGAGATACTTGACTGTAAGATGGCAGTCTAAAAATTGTATGGAAGTTGGATTGTCATGATGCGTGATGATGCCCTAGAGACTCGGTTCGGTCTCCATATCTGTTCAtgatcctgatattctaccgttAAGATAGAAACGcgaaaataaaattcaggtaAGTGCTAGATTCGAAACTCTGAGATGCAGCTAACAGCATGGGAGCTTTAGAAAACAGGAAAGCATTGCTCTCTGTTCCATTATCCATCCACTACCATATCATCCTGGCCATCATGTGCTTGTCTGAAACAAAAGTCTCTTAAGAGTTGAGCTCTAATGCCATTATTCGATAAGTCATTAATCTCTTCAAATGTTTTAACAGGTCTTCATTATTGAGACTGATTGAAATCTCTTTCTTCAGCTGAACTGACATAATGTTTGTCGTATATTTCTGTCAATATGaacaaaatcaaacatggaCTTGGATATGATTCTGCTTTTCTCACTGGTatcttcataaaaatcaaatggagAGGTTTGCATGGCGTGAATCATTCTTTACCATTCATTGTATACAACCAGGCTTCATTCCTGTAGGGATTCTTCAGCAATGGATTCCTACATTCATATCTTACTCCTTCCATGAATAATGCCAAGTAAGATGGCATTAAAGCCTCCTATCTTTCAACTATAGTTATAAAATTCAACCGACAAATTAATCTAGTGACTGGTTGACCTGGAGCTTTGCTTGAGTTggattttacttcaaattattattttttattatcttttttgaaaaatccatgAGTGAAGATCCACTTGGCTTTGTGACTTGAGGATTCCAAATCAGCCATGAGCGACTCGATAACTCTAACTCAGTGAACGACATGCGTGTTATTTGGTTTTGCAGTATATTATATATGAGGTCAGTAgtattattttatatgctttaaaattttagtttaattaggGATTTAAAGTATAGCTTTTTAAAtcgaaaaaacaatcaaaatatcagatatttcatgtaatttttttttatcgaaatgttttttcaaagttaatttttttaaaaaatatcataacttAAGTTAACGTGTCATCTCGCACGTTAACCTGCACAAATCCCAAACTTAAATCTTAAATCGACCAGATCCAAATTAGGTTTAGTAACAACGCTTTCTACTCGTACAAGTGGTCTTATTTTGAGAATCTAAGCCATTCCTTCCTAGAGTCCAAAACGGCATCGTCGATGGGTGCAATTTCCCTTGTGTCTTTGTCAAGGACATTTCGAAGCAATCACAAAAGCTTTTCGTACCGATTAGACATAAACAGCTGAACACGGGAGTTGTACAACTAGGATGTCGGCAAGCATCAACCAATGCTCAAATTGCAATTTTATTAAATCTCTAATTGATTTGATGCAAGAACACTCAGGAAAAGGATTtccaattatattataaatcacAAATCATGAGACGTAAGGCACTATAATGTTTTACCGAGTCCTGGCAttatagagagagagatggataATCTTGTCTCGCGGACGAAAGGGACAAGCATTGAATATAATGTTTGAGGAGGTGCGTGCATGTTGCCTCCTCCACATACGAGGCTTCTCCATGGTGTCGTGGCATGTCCATGAAGACTTTGCTAGTCTACACCACTGCCTTGTCAAGCGGTCTGTCTCACTGTATCTGTCTTATCAGCCACTTGCTAGCTCGAATCTTCTCCCGCTTTAGCATCCATGGAGGTGTGAAACGAGACAACGTGAGAATTGGCCTTTACCCAAGATTCAAGGTGCCACTTATCATTAGCTTTCTGCTACTTTCTTACCGCTTATcacattttattcttatttaattatattaaatcttATATCACACCACCTAGAATAGATTTTCTTGGAATTATTATCCTGGTTTCAAAGATGTTAGACTCGGTCCAAGAAccgattaaaaaaacattgaacaactatgaattatttttttataaaaaaaaaaactaatgatgaCCAAGTCATTTTAGTAAACTCATGATGATAAATTGAAAGATATCACTTCACTCTTTTGCCGCGTCCAACACGCCCAACTCATATACAGCCCACAGACAGGCGGTACCCATAACCACAATtcagaaacatatatatatatatatatatatatatatatatatatatatatatatatatatatagacactcACACACAGAGTATAAGTAACAGGTTTATCGTCCACAAAATCCTCTCCCCCTCTCTTTCCCCTCCCATCTATCTCGGATCTCATTCTCTTTTCATCTTCCTCCAACCCATCCTCCTTTCTCAGCAAGGTATCGAGAGTGTTTCCTCATCGCTCTCGATCCCTCAAGCAAGCATGGAAGGACTTGCGAACCAACTAAAGCGAGGAATCTCACGTCAGTTTTCGACAGGATCATTGAGAAAGTCACTTAGCAGGCAATTCTCACGACAATCTTCCCTCGATCCTAGGAGGAATAACTTGAGGTTTAGCTTTGGAAGACAGTCTTCTTTGGATCCAATACGGAGAAGTCCACTTCATGATCATGCACAGTTGAGTGTACCGGAGAATCTGGATTCCACAATGCATTTGTTATTCATGGCGAGTAGAGGAGACGTTAAAGGAGTTGAAGATTTGTTGGATGAAGGTGTTGATGTTAATAGTATCGATTTGGATGGAAGAACTGCTCTGCATATTGCAGCTTGTGAAGGTCATGTTGAAGTTGTTAAGCTTCTTTTGAGTCGCAGGGCTAATATCGATGCTCGTGATCGATGGGGCAGCACGGTAATATATTAGTATTCTCTAATCAGTTTGCGCGGCCACCGTGCCGAATTGGCTTAGTATCCAAGCTAAAACAAACGGAACAATGAGAAGTTACATTTTCATAGCCCCGCTCCAAGTGTTATATTACTtgattttgttatgttttagtttgtgaaatttgggttttttttttgtgtgctgaTAGGTGTGTGCCGATGCCAAGTATTATGGGAATGTTGAAGTTTATAACATTTTGAAGGCAAGAGGAGCTAAAGCCCCGGTAAAAATGTCTagatatttctttgattttctaaaTCTTCTGTTTATGTTTGAGATTTGGTGTTTACGTATATGGGGATTATTTCAGAAAACCACCAGGAAGACACCTATGGCTGTGGCAAATCCTCGAGAAATTCCGGAGTATGAGCTTAACCCATTGGAACTTCAAGTTCGAAAAGCTGATGGCATTGCAAAGGCATGGTCCTACTCCCCTTCAATTTCAGTAATTTGTGCTTGTaatgacaacttttttttcgTCATCTGTTAGCTCTTAATGATGCTTGAAAAGAAATCTTGTTTGGCTTACTGTAGTTTAgttggtagtttttttttttggataatctAGTTTAGTTGGTAGTTGGTAGATGATCTTGTGGAAATAGCTAGGTAAACCAACATAGAGTTTGATTGGCAGATCCTCTGTTCCTTAACAAAAGCAAATAAAGAGGTGTAACCTCAATAACATCAAGTTCTTAACTTACGTTGTTTACTATTTCATGTGATGTTCTGCCATGATTACAAGTCTGTAACTTCTATAACAGGGAATGTATCAAGTTGCTAAATGGAATGGTACTAAGGTTGCCGTGAAGATACTTGAAAAGGAACGTTGTGCAGACCCTGAGAGCATGTAGGTGAtccctttcctcttttttcttttcttttttttctggtttcgGAATCAAGTCTTGAATTTTGATTCATCTTGAATAACCATTCTCCCATGCTCACTCGTGCTCTTAGTATGATATCAACCATTGCGGCTGGTATTTCGAGTTGGTTTTTAAAGAAATAGAGGTTCATGCATGTTTACTTGTGACTGTTCTGATTAAACTGCCTGGTTAGATTGCCTTTGACTGACAAATGAATACATATGCTTGAGATAGAGCACGGGCAGTTCAGAATTTCATGTCATTTCACATAATTAAACTTGTTTTACGCTGCTTGAATTGCTTTGCACTCTGCTGATTGTGGCCAAGTAATTTGGGTTCTAAGACATGGAGGGTTTTTTACCCCTAATGTTTCTTTATCCCTTTTTGGCATTGAATGACAGAAAATCTTTCAAACACGAGCTAACCTTATTAGAAAAAGTTCGACATCCGAATTTGATTCAGTTTGTTGGAGCTGTGACCCAAAATTTTCCCTTGATGATTGTAGCAGAATATCATTCAAAAGTAAGCAtacttctcctcctcctccctcctGTGTTCACAGATATATGTACAACTAAGACTCAGTGCTTTCTTTCTGTAGTTTTAACTGtattaattctatatttcaggGTGACCTAGCAAGTTATCTTCAGAAGAAAGGGCGGTTTTCCCCATCTAAAGCTTTGAGACTTGCTCTTGATATTGCTAGGCAAGTTTGaattcttgaataaaaaaactttgcTTGTTCAATTACCGAATTCTGTATTTGTCCCTGAAATACACAGCACAGATCATGTCCACAAGTGCAGAGAGATTAGTTAAGAATGCTTCCAATAGATGATAGTCCTATTTTACATTCCTCTAAATAAGTCTCtatcttttccatttttaaGATGTGTTGGTTGGTGTTCTGTTATCAGGGGCATAAACTACCTACACGAATGCAAGCCATATCCGATCATCCATTGCGATTTAAAGCCAAGGTAAGACAACAAATGCAGAAGTTAAAGTGATGTGTAAATTGCAAGCTGGTTTGTGGTTCCTAAGATGTACTGTTCTGTAATATTGGAAATTTTGGTAAGGTGCCAGAAATATTTTGCTGGATGATGGTGGTCTATTGAAGGTAGCTGGATTTGGTTTGATACGGTTGTCAAACATTTCACCTGACAAAGCCAAAGTAGCTCCAGGGACTATTATTGACCATTCAAGTAAGTCTTTTTTACAATATTCAATGTTGTCTAGGGTGTTCTTGTAAGGATGAAACATAAAACATACAGAATATGCTCACAGCAGTAGTGATTCCTTGCTGTTTTTTCAGCATTCTTTCAAGAGTAGAACTCTCTTCTATCTCATTATGCGTTGCGAACAGCGAGCAACTTTGAAGTTGTTACTCTTGACTTGAATTTAAGTTATGGTGTTGCTTTGCAGATGTATACACGGCACCTGAGATTTATAAAGATGAAATATTTGATAGAAGCGTCGATGCATACTCTTTCGGAGTCGTTTTGTATGAGGTACTTTGCCGTCTAATTTGGCAAGCTGGCTTTAGTTTCCTGTTTCCTTCACATGTATTACTGCTATTCCTTGCACAGTGGATGGTTTTAACTTGAGGGTTTGAGCGCTGAGCAGGTCTTTtcctgtatttgtttttttgtttgagctTAGATGCTTGAGGGAGTGCAGCCTTTCTATCCCAAGTCTCCTGGAGAGGCTGTGAAATTGATGTGCTTAGAAAACCAGAGACCACCATTTAAGATCAAATCAAGAAGCTACCCTCCAGATTTAAGAGAGTAAGTTTGAATCCTgtcctcaattttatttttgcagaTTGAATAGAAAGTTGTCCCACAACTAAGAATGAGTGGAAGAACCTCAAGGGAGTAGCCTAAAATTTTGTGGGAACCATCTTGATCTTCATGTAGGTTGATTGATGAATGTTGGCTTTCAGAACCTGGTGGTAGACCAACCTTTTCTGAGATCATCACAAGACTGGACAAAATCTGTTCCAACTGTTCAAAACAAGGATGGTTGAAAGATACCTTTAAGCTTCCATGGTATGCATCTCTTGCCCTGCATCTCCGAAGCAGCAATTTATAGTCTCTCCATAGACCACTGTGTCTTACCTCATCGTTCCCATTCAATGTTTCATATGATTATGGCTTGCTGTGTGCAGGAAATGACATGGAAGAAGACCGGAGATTATCGTCgaagaaagcaagagtttcGGAGCTTCATATCACACAGTGATAATCatacattttctttaattagaaTGAATGTAGGAGACGAAGGCTTGgggattgaaatgaaaatgaGTTGCTGCCCCTTGTTCTCATGCTTCTTTGGATGTATAATATGCGCTCCTTGCATGGATTGAAATAGAAATTTTACTTCATATTTTTGGTCGTCATCaatttagaaaggaaaaaaaacaaagaaacttcCTGTCTTGTTGTGTTGTTGCTCAAGAATACACTtctactgaaaaaataaaaaccggaaaaaacaaagaatacaaaaaagaaaaataataaaaaataaaaaatccggTCTTATTGTTCAAGATTACGTCTTTGACTGACAACTGTCACATCTTGACACCGAACCAACAACCAATCCTCGTACAAAATCCAACGGCATAACCTGCCACCTCACTACACAACCATGCACCCTTACCTCACACTATAACTACACCCTCCCCTGTATCCCCCTCTAAAACCCTCCTCCTCCTTGCTcctctcttattattattttctcaaaaaattctCTCTAGAAATGAGAAAATGGCTGCCAGAGCAATTTTCAGAAGGAATAAATTGGCTTCTTACTACTTCAATCCTTCGTCAACTCGTTCTCTTCAGAGTTTCCAGTCCATCGCCGATGCACTCCACTCTTCCGATTCCCGATGTTTTAGCTGTCCGGCGAGTTACCATTTTAATTCCGACGATCGGTTGAGAGAAACAGTGAAAAAAGCcgaatattttggatattctgGTGTAAGAAATGTTGGGTATTGCTTTAATGGGAGTTTGGTCGGTCCGCGTTTTGTGGATGGGAGGTTTAGGTTGGGAGATGGAATTTTAGTTCGGTATGCGTCGACGGTGGCGGTCAAGAGGTTGCCGCCGGAGTATGACAGTGATGACGAGGAGGGTAAGGAAATGGTTGGTAAGAAGAGGAAAGAGGCGTCAGCGGATGAGTGTGATCAAGCGGTGGAGGGATTGAGTTCGGCGAAGGCGAAGGCGAAGGCGAAGAGGTTGAATGAATCTATGAAAGCTGAGAAGTCGGTTTTGCAGAGAACTTGGGCTGCTCTTCTTGGTCTTGGCCCGGCTTTACGAGCTGTAGCGTCGATGAGCAGGTTGAAAACTTGATGAAAAAGGTTTCCTTTTTGTGTTGTGTTAAGTGGTGTGTTTTGTTATGTGGACTGACATCTgtgtttttatgggtttttagGGAGGATTGGGCGAAGAAACTTGTGCACTGGAAGCATGAAATTGTGTCGACATTGCAGCATTATTGGTTAGGGTTTAAGCTATTGTGGGCTGATGTGAGGATTAGTTCGAGATTGTTGTTAAAACTTGCGGGTGGGAAGAGTTTGTCGAGGAGGGAGAGGCAACAGTTGACGAGAACTACTGCAGATATTTTCAGATTAGTTCCATTtgctgtttttatcattgttccGTTCATGGAGTTTCTGTTACCGGTGTTTTTGAAGTTGTTCCCTAACATGTTGCCATCTACATTTCAAGACAAGATGAAAGAGCAGGTATGGATTTTGGTGGGCATTGCAATTctctataatttatttgttggtTAATGTTATGCTTGAGATCTTTACTGTGTCTCTAGTTTTATTGAAATGAGTACAGTGATGAAATTAGTTTATGTTAGAACAGACATGTTATGCTAATATGTATCCACAAATATTCACTTATAATCGGGCTGCAAATAAATTTTGTTCACTATGAGCAATGCTGAATTTAGCTTgttatagatatataaaaacatattgaagcTTGATTTGAGACTTTTTTTAGTGAATATCCATGTTCAAACCATGCTGTGGTCAGTTGTTTTGGCCCTCAAACATTTTTGAGGATGGGCTTTGATTAAACTTGGTACCTGGCTTGTTTATAGTTGTTAACTACTGATTGATATTGGTTGCATTCACAtgaaatttcaaatgaaaaataaaataaggatgcATGTTACTTTACCAAAGGATGCAtgttttctttgcattttgtaAGCTTTCTTGTATCCTAGTCGGATATTGAAAAAGTTTACTATAGTTCTTTCTTCATATAATTACTTAGTTTAATAACAAGGGCAACCTCAAGCTCCTTCCCTTAACAAGCTGAAGCTAGGTTTGAGAGCTAGATTTTAGGTCTGTTTGAGTTTGAAATCAACAAGCTTTAACCAACCAGGACTGAACACATCAATGCTTGGCTTGGTTGGACTGGTTTTCACCCCAATTCCATATGCATATGCAACTTTGCTTGTGTTCagggtttttcttcttttgcccCCTTTAACCACAGATGTTGCTCTCTTGTCAACTTAGGAAGCATTGAAAAGGAGGCTAAATGCAAGAATAGAATATGCCAAGTTTCTTCAGGATACAGTGAAAGAAATGGCTAAGGAAGTTCAGAACTCACGAAGTggagaaattaagaaaactGCTGAAGATCTTGATGATTTTTTGAACAACGTAAGAAAATTAGCTTTAGCTTCCACTCCACAggataatttgtttatttttcaattcttttttttttgtttttaatttatgttcatgtttatattcaccACTACACGCTGCAATAATTTTGCAGGTTAGGAGAGGCTCCATTGTTTCTAATGATGAAATTTTGGGCTTTGCTAAGCTTTTCAATGATGAATTAACTTTGGACAATATCAGCAGGTTGGTGTTTTTCTTAAtgtcccttttattttaatgcatCTTATTGATTTGCTCAATACATATATTATCTGCTTGCTGAGGAACATGCTTCTCCCTTTCCTGTATTTTCCTTCTTCCAGGCCTCGATTGGTCAATATGTGCAAATACATGGGAATCAGTCCTTTTGGAACAGATGCGTATTTGCGTTACATGCTCCGCAAAAGACTCCAGAGGTTAGCTGTTTGTTTTTTGCTCTGAACGAATGGATGAGTGCCTGTTACCTCACTTAGGACCAAATAGATTGGGTTGACCTGAGGGGAGACAGAATGAGGGTACTCTGGCTGTGCTAAAGTGGATTCTTATTTTAGCATGGATCATGGCATAGTAAAGTTTCTAGATACTGGTGGTTAACTCAATAGTTTATTGAGCTTTCTGTATCTGGAATTTGatagtaagaaaaatatttggttgTTTTAAGTGATATGAAGAACTTAGTTGTGTTTGATTAACCTCTCTGCTTCTGTTGATTTTCACTAAAGAGATTATCCTGTTGGTTCATCATGCTATTCTGTTTCCAGGATTAAGAATGATGACAGGTTAATTCAAGCAGAGGGTGTGGAGTCTCTTTCGGAGGCTGAACTCCGTGAAGATTGTAGGGAGCGAGGCATGCTTGGATTGCTCTCAGTTGAAGAAATGCGGCAACAGGTTTTTGTGTTTAACACCttgttttttccatttcattATACAGTTTTTCAGGGTTTAAACGGATGTTGATGATTTCAAGAATATGTTTGTTTGCATATCTAAAATGGCATATATAAACTTTGGGTTGGTGTATGCTTATGTTGAATTATTAACAAACCTTTTCAGTTCTGTAACTCCAttgtttcaacaatttttttcctaaaagggGGTGGGGGTTTGAGTTCAAGGAAACTGTTTGCTCTTAGTTTTCATTGTAAATCATCCTTACTGGTATGTGATTGAATATTACAAATTGAATATCCATGTACTGGTATGTTAACTTCTTGACTTTTCCTTTCAGCTTCATGATTGGTTGGATCTGTCTCTCAATCACTCTGTGCCATCTTCCCTTTTGATCCTTTCAAGGTGAATCCTCTCCTCTTACATTAATCCTGTTGTTTCCTCATCATTTTGTTCCACAGGAaaccttttcttctcatgtATATTTTAGCCTGTTACTCCCTCTGAGTTTTATGGCCTGTGTAACACGTGCAGGGCCTTCACTGTATCTGGAAAATTGAAACCTGAGGAAGCTGTTCGGGCAACACTATCTTCCTTACCTGATGAGGTTGTGGATACTGTTGGTGTTACTGCTTTACCATCTGAAGATTCTGTTtcagaaagaagaaggaaactgGAATACCTTGAGATGCAGGAAGAAATGATCAAGGTTGAAAATTGGCTGCAGTTTACTTCATATAGTTAGCAGCATAAGAGCATTTATTTCTTCATAAATTTGTGGCCATTGATATTTCTTTTGAAGTGCCTAAGCTTTTTCTCAATTGATAACTTataggaggaagaagaggacGAGGAAGAAGAGCGTGCCAGAATGAAAGAGTCTAAAGTTAGTGAAGAGGATGTAGCTTTGAAAGAGATGACCCTGTCAACAGCAAGAGAAGCGCAAGAACTGGCTAGAGCAAGTACATTGGAGAAACAAGAGCATCTCTGTGAACTTAGTCGTGCATTGGCTGTTTTAGCTTCAGCATCTGTAAGTATTGTCATGCTACCAAGTTTTAGTGGTCAAGGTTTTGCTATTTGTTTCTTTCCATCATAGTTTTGGTGATCTTCTCTGTAGTTTTTCAATTCTATATTCTACTATTCTTGCAGTCAGTAAGCAGAGAGCGTGAGGAGTTCCTGGGCCTTGTCAACAAGGAGGTACTATAAACCTTGAGTATCTAATGTCTTATGGTTTTATTGATTTGCAATTTCTGGTATGTGTGTCTATTATTTTTCATCTATTTGCTTGAGAAATCAAGTGAACTGTGTGGTGCATAGTCTTTCTTACCTATAGGTCATGGAAATGTGAGCTGGATTTGTAACAGCATGATCACTCAGCTCttcttttgatcattttatgttttcagatagAACTTTATAATAGCATGgtaaaaaaagagggaaatgATGGTGAAAAGGAGGCTGTTAAGGCATATAGAGCTGCCCGAGAGGAAACTGATCGAGCTTCTGAAGCGGATGAACGAGATGAGGTTTCTTCTGCACTAATAGAAAGGGTAATGCTCTCAGATTACTTCTCAAATCTACATTTTGTAAAATCTTTCTAGCTATTAACTGTTATgctgccttttgtttttaaggttGATGGCATGCTCCAAAATCTTGAGAAAGAAATTGATGATGTGGATGCCAAAATTGGTGATCGTTGGCGAATACTCGACAGGTGCagcaatgttttgtttttagttataatgctctcttttttttccctgtagGTGCTTTGAAtgcttgcattttattttatgataaagtctaaaaaacttaattatgtGTAATGGGCAGAGTCTATAGAGGCCCCATCAATTCAAAGTCATTGAATGTAGTTCTAAATGAACTTAGCATTCACCATTCATGACTTCGTGAACCTGAAGTAGCCAAGAGGTAGTCTGTTGAACTAGTATTAGGTGATAGACTGGGGTGGGCAGGTCATTGAATGTAGTTCTAAATGAACTTAGCATTCACAATTCATGACTTCTTGCACCTGAAGTAGCCAAGAGGTAGTCTGTTGAACTAGCATTAGGTGATAGACTGGAGTGGGCCTAAGGAATGTCTCAGAAATGAGTGTTGTTGACTAGTATGCAGCAGAGGGATGCAAATACAGGGAATAAGATGGTTTATGAACTCCATCCGGTGATTGCACTCGCATCCAGTAATCTTACTTGTATGCAGGGATTATGATGGGAAAGTTACTCCTGAGGAGGTGGCAGCTGCTGCGATGTACTTGAAGGATACATTAGGCAAGGAAGGCATCCAAGAACTCATCAGCAATCTTTCCAAAGATAGAGGTCGGCTAGtcattctattttttgtttatgcttttATCATTTTGAATGTGTCTGCATGTTTCAACATTCATCTCTTTCTTCCTATGAGAGGATTAATGCATTCGTTCTCTTGAGCTCAGCTCCTACATGCAAACTGGTTTTGGTTCTAAGAAGCCACATCTTATTTTGCGTAATTATAAAAGACATCTTAtcatttttcctctttttaccatgccacatgaaaaaatatttcttcgCCGCTAAAGCAAAcaagttatgcctcttatttacCAAGAACCTAGTCAACAGATAATTTTCTCAATCCAATTGGGTGTTTTGAGTTGCTTGTGGAAATCTATCAAGGGTCAGAAAATTAACATGATGCTTTTCTTCTACCTTGTAGTTTCTCTCTGCTTCTTGTCATTTTGTTGCGCATTTGCTAAATTtagtattgttttcttttttaccttGTATAACTGATACCGAGATCATTTTCTATCGAACAGATGGAAAGATTCTTGTGGAAGACATTGTCAAATTAGGCAGTTGGACGGAAGATGCCAAAGCAACTGAAGAGAGGGAGATGTAAAAAAATTTTCCTTCAAATTCTTTCCTGCTGTTGTCTGGATAGTACCCTACCTGACGAATAGTTTATTTAACGATAAAATGGCATGCCATCTAATGTGATTAGGACCCGTAGAAGAGTTTTTGAGCAATTTTTTTGACGTGGGGCTATATACCTGACCCATATCTGTTAGGGTCATATATAGAAGTAACCCTGGTTTTCCCAGCTCATTGATAAAGCTGGACATGCTTGCTAGTGCTGTAAAAGTGAATTCTGATGAATATATAAATGATATAGGTACACAGTACAGAACAAGAAATCGATATACTGGGTGTGACAGTAATATCTCGTGCCTTAGGAAATAAAATGCTCTGTGCACGTTTATTCTTCAGATTGAGAAATCATGCTTTTGCAAATGGTGGATGTGTAATCAAGTTTATGATTGAGGCAAACTACATCAGCTAAATAAGATGCATTTTCAAAGTTTTAAGGCCATGCATATGTAGGCTTTCACACTTTTGAATCTTTGGTTTCATGGAACTTCCTTGCAAGTTCTGCTGCAAATTCCGTAATATTCTTATCAGAGCTTCCGCCATCATCTACTGCTGTTTTAGCTAGTTTCATCCATTTCTCAGAGTTCCTTCTTATCTTATTCCCTCTTTCACCTTCCATGACTTCCCTTATACACCCTTCTACCACTTCTTTAGTGACAATCCCCTTTTCATTTGCCTTCACTCTAACGCCTACATGCCAAACATCGGCAATGCACTTTGCATTTGTTGGTTGATCAGTCCAGTGTGGCATTGCCACCATTGGCACTCCTAAGCTCAACGCCTCGAGTGTTGAGTTCCACCCACAATGAGTCATGAAGCAACCGACAGACTTGTGAGCCAGAACCTCTAGCTGCGGGCTCCAGGTCACAAGCAGAGATTTCTTTGATGACTCCTCCACAAAGTTGCTTGTAAGTTTTTTCCTTTCCGATTCTCTGACTACCCACAAGAAGCAGCAGTCACTCCTCTTTAGCCCCCAAGCAATTTCTGCCATTTGCTCGTCTCCCAGTGCAGCCATGCTTCCAAATGACACATAAACCACTGAGCCAGTTTCCTTTGAATCTAGCCACTCATTGCAACCGTCCGGATTGGGTTTGAAGAGGCTGGGACCGTACTCTTTATCGTCCTCCAGCTGCTTGTCCAAGTAAAATGATGGGAT
This window contains:
- the LOC133673059 gene encoding integrin-linked protein kinase 1-like; translated protein: MEGLANQLKRGISRQFSTGSLRKSLSRQFSRQSSLDPRRNNLRFSFGRQSSLDPIRRSPLHDHAQLSVPENLDSTMHLLFMASRGDVKGVEDLLDEGVDVNSIDLDGRTALHIAACEGHVEVVKLLLSRRANIDARDRWGSTVCADAKYYGNVEVYNILKARGAKAPKTTRKTPMAVANPREIPEYELNPLELQVRKADGIAKGMYQVAKWNGTKVAVKILEKERCADPESIKSFKHELTLLEKVRHPNLIQFVGAVTQNFPLMIVAEYHSKGDLASYLQKKGRFSPSKALRLALDIARGINYLHECKPYPIIHCDLKPRNILLDDGGLLKVAGFGLIRLSNISPDKAKVAPGTIIDHSNVYTAPEIYKDEIFDRSVDAYSFGVVLYEMLEGVQPFYPKSPGEAVKLMCLENQRPPFKIKSRSYPPDLRELIDECWLSEPGGRPTFSEIITRLDKICSNCSKQGWLKDTFKLPWK
- the LOC133673058 gene encoding uncharacterized protein LOC133673058, whose translation is MAARAIFRRNKLASYYFNPSSTRSLQSFQSIADALHSSDSRCFSCPASYHFNSDDRLRETVKKAEYFGYSGVRNVGYCFNGSLVGPRFVDGRFRLGDGILVRYASTVAVKRLPPEYDSDDEEGKEMVGKKRKEASADECDQAVEGLSSAKAKAKAKRLNESMKAEKSVLQRTWAALLGLGPALRAVASMSREDWAKKLVHWKHEIVSTLQHYWLGFKLLWADVRISSRLLLKLAGGKSLSRRERQQLTRTTADIFRLVPFAVFIIVPFMEFLLPVFLKLFPNMLPSTFQDKMKEQEALKRRLNARIEYAKFLQDTVKEMAKEVQNSRSGEIKKTAEDLDDFLNNVRRGSIVSNDEILGFAKLFNDELTLDNISRPRLVNMCKYMGISPFGTDAYLRYMLRKRLQRIKNDDRLIQAEGVESLSEAELREDCRERGMLGLLSVEEMRQQLHDWLDLSLNHSVPSSLLILSRAFTVSGKLKPEEAVRATLSSLPDEVVDTVGVTALPSEDSVSERRRKLEYLEMQEEMIKEEEEDEEEERARMKESKVSEEDVALKEMTLSTAREAQELARASTLEKQEHLCELSRALAVLASASSVSREREEFLGLVNKEIELYNSMVKKEGNDGEKEAVKAYRAAREETDRASEADERDEVSSALIERVDGMLQNLEKEIDDVDAKIGDRWRILDRDYDGKVTPEEVAAAAMYLKDTLGKEGIQELISNLSKDRDGKILVEDIVKLGSWTEDAKATEEREM